Genomic DNA from Coffea arabica cultivar ET-39 chromosome 7e, Coffea Arabica ET-39 HiFi, whole genome shotgun sequence:
aagaaaagaaaaaaaagtttttcatcttaaaatttttttccacAAATCCTACATACGCTGTAGTAAAGGTTTAGACAAATACATGAAATACTCGTTTGCCAAACAGGCCTAGGCTTTCTGGCGGGGTTACCATTGGTGGAGAGGTGGAGACAGTAGAAgtgtagtgtgtgtgtgtgtgtgcttGGCACGGGTAGAGACTGTATGTATGGGAGTATAGTAGTAGATAATAGAGACGGACGGACGGACCTGGATAATGCGACGTAAGGGACGTTGAGGGCCTTTGGCCGCGTGGGTGCCCAGCCAGGGTGTATGCCTCCACACGATCTTGGAATCGCTGCCGGCCAGGACCTTGTTACCCCCAACCACCAGCTCCAGCGACCACATTCCCGGCGACATCTGCCACAGCACGAAGCATCCCTTCTCCCCGCTACTCCTCGTTCCCAGTGTCTTCACTGTTCCTCCTCCCGAAATCTCTGTCGGGAAGCACATCATCTTCACCGTGCCGGCCGTGTACATGTTTCTGGGGACTTTCTGTTGTTGTTGCTGGTGCTGGTGCTTGGATTTCGAGGAGCATCCCGTCGCGGCCAAGTATTGTTGAATAATGTAATGCGCAGTAGAGGTCTCCTGTGTATTAGTACGTAGTAGGAGTATAAGAATTGCATCTACCGCGTCCGTACTAGAAGTAAAGCAACATCACAGTTTAATTGATATAGTCCGCAGTAGAAGAAGTAACATCACAGTAGACGCCTCTCCCTCTCATTCTCTCATTAATTAAACCTTGCGTACGTACAATGGGAATGTCTTTGATGATGGTAGGATTGTAAGGATGAAGAATTGGATTGGTGTTCTGATGACCGTAGTAGGAGTGgtagttgttgttgttgttgtcgtTGCCGTTTTCATTATTGTTGATGGGCAGAGGAATGGGGCCAAGTGGGCAAGCCAAGACCCCGAGCAAAAGCTTCAAGTCTTGCCTCTTGGCCGCATTAATATTGGCAGGGTATGCTGAGGACATGGAGAAGCTCCTGCtgccccctcctcctcctcctcctgcaGGGTCGGCTGCCAAGCTCCTCTGTGCTCTAAACCATTCCCGAATCACTTCCCAGGAGGAGGTGGTCTCTTTCTTATTTCCAGACTGGCAGTGGTGGTGGTGCATTTCGAGATCGGGGCCTTCCATGAGAGGGGTCAGAGGTTG
This window encodes:
- the LOC113690468 gene encoding uncharacterized protein → MASCRAARRNQRWCTTQPLTPLMEGPDLEMHHHHCQSGNKKETTSSWEVIREWFRAQRSLAADPAGGGGGGGSRSFSMSSAYPANINAAKRQDLKLLLGVLACPLGPIPLPINNNENGNDNNNNNYHSYYGHQNTNPILHPYNPTIIKDIPIETSTAHYIIQQYLAATGCSSKSKHQHQQQQQKVPRNMYTAGTVKMMCFPTEISGGGTVKTLGTRSSGEKGCFVLWQMSPGMWSLELVVGGNKVLAGSDSKIVWRHTPWLGTHAAKGPQRPLRRIIQGLDPKSTASLFAGKARCLGEKRIGDEDCFVLKVAADRATVMERNEGPAEVIRHVLYGYFSQKSGLLIYLEDSHLTRVLVQQQQQREEEEDEQQPAAGRRENGSDHPSVSGAVYWETTIGSSIGDYRDVDGLLIAHQGRTVATVFRFGEVSTQHCRTTMEETWAIHDVVFGVPGLSPDSFIPPADVWDESTHYSSH